One Lacticaseibacillus rhamnosus genomic window carries:
- the rpiA gene encoding ribose-5-phosphate isomerase RpiA codes for MDQNKLKQEAAQRAAEFVEDGMTIGLGTGSTVFYLVEAIAKRIKEEHLSLNGVATSIRTRKQAESLGIPMKELDGVDKIDLTIDGADEVDKHFQGIKGGGRSHLIEKIVAINSARNIWIVDETKLVDTLGKFPLPLEVIPFGSGKLLQRLADEGLKPAYRLNEDGSKALTDSKNYIIDLHLGRIEHPHLLAEWLNKQVGIVEHGLFLDLVKTVVVGTTHGPEILDAHRG; via the coding sequence ATGGACCAGAATAAGTTGAAGCAAGAAGCCGCTCAACGGGCAGCAGAGTTTGTTGAAGACGGGATGACAATTGGCTTGGGAACGGGCTCGACGGTTTTTTATCTCGTTGAAGCCATTGCAAAGCGGATTAAAGAGGAGCATCTTAGTCTGAATGGTGTGGCCACAAGCATTCGGACGCGGAAACAGGCGGAGTCGTTGGGGATCCCGATGAAAGAACTGGACGGGGTTGACAAAATTGACCTCACCATTGACGGTGCCGATGAAGTCGACAAGCATTTTCAGGGTATTAAAGGCGGCGGGCGCTCACATCTGATCGAAAAAATTGTTGCGATTAATTCGGCACGTAATATTTGGATCGTGGACGAAACCAAACTGGTGGACACACTTGGAAAGTTTCCGTTGCCGCTAGAAGTGATTCCGTTTGGTAGTGGCAAGCTGTTACAGCGGTTGGCGGATGAAGGCCTGAAACCAGCTTATCGTTTGAATGAGGATGGCAGCAAAGCTTTGACGGATTCTAAGAATTACATTATCGATCTGCATCTTGGCCGGATCGAACACCCGCATTTGTTGGCAGAATGGCTCAATAAGCAGGTTGGGATTGTCGAGCACGGATTGTTCCTTGATCTGGTTAAAACGGTGGTTGTCGGAACAACGCATGGTCCGGAAATTTTGGATGCTCATCGTGGATAG